A single Xiphias gladius isolate SHS-SW01 ecotype Sanya breed wild chromosome 22, ASM1685928v1, whole genome shotgun sequence DNA region contains:
- the LOC120784446 gene encoding NACHT, LRR and PYD domains-containing protein 1-like isoform X3, with protein MVKKLLAKTLDKLSSEELHAFLSLLDLERDFPFIWRRQLRVSNTQEVAELMVKTCGQECLDITKKVLKMMKRTDLVQRLSDMSTEIEDQHSWDEQQCTLIQKEETMASVIELLLETLADLSDREIKKFNLRLKRQTQGHKPHSDVPLKVLEVGGVRGTVFFMVQTFGQQSVERAKEILKKMKRNDLVQRLSDSSSGPTKKHPVDELLSVPMHKMGTMPAVKELLLESLNNLSHSELEKFRWILQLTYFQKGYPQIERGQLLLAAKANQLLDLMEERHGPQSLKVTMEVFRDMNRTDLVQGLSETSSGLKALGASAEVFGVNTTEGEKRSVYKCCSALVQEEKTMVSVIELLLETLADLSDREIEDFKILLLKRIRRQKPHLDIPWWLLNIAGVKDTVFLTVQTFSQQSEEVTMEILEEMQRTDLVQRLSDSSSGLTKKHSVDEHRFGLIQKVATMAAVKRLLLKTLDNLGKGEFEKFLKWIVPNIGQEDISRMLNKSADRENTVDLMVENHGRQCVEVIREGLKDLKTIDLVQKFSETSPGPKEKRLSLQLQKEEAMNVKEELLEALEDLDSSELELFNWLLISGSIRATETKRGLPRIQKHGMETPQRANIVEWMLQTYGENSPEVTMDILRTMKGRDVVQRLSETSSGSKGPSRRLELEGCGSTMKSSDWTKLDPEVISTDADESPTYSLQSEAGNFECSVSNLHWLCEEKVSFKYKFISWEGHVERMESIQYMPAGPLMDITVIAGKLDIVYLPHWICIDDNPTILDKFAVLHIDDCGDVVEKVSEVTPSHVKLPEPSFSPRAVLMKAGFPVKINCKVLIYKTNTAFLTLHVYLIPCDPGLQQTMDKRALSYGYKIIHKPHPEKSLKMQERFILKAELDGAEICPEMLKLRYESREPNFFEMFVENPCRNFKLTLIQRDQFQPVWTCVIRKEEYQSTGHTQGGHFVDEHQCDLIDRVSNIGPILDNLLTDGVIQREEYDQIRAIPTTQERMRKLYAGPLKAGGHESKDIFYKILEEKEPCLVADLRRKES; from the exons atggttAAGAAGCTGCTTGCCAAAACACTGGATAAATTGAGCTCGGAGGAGCTCCACGCATTCTTGTCACTCTTGGACCTGGAGAGAGATTTCCCATTCATCTGGAGGCGCCAACTGAGAGTGTCAAACACGCAGGAGGTAGCGGAGCTGATGGTGAAGACGTGTGGCCAAGAGTGTTTGGACATCACCAAAAAGGTTTTAAAGATGATGAAAAGGACTGATCTGGTGCAAAGATTGTCGGACATGAGCACAGAAATCGAAG acCAACACTCTTGGGATGAACAGCAGTGTACTCTGATCCAGAAA GAAGAAACGATGGCGTCTGTTATAGAGCTGCTTTTGGAAACGCTGGCTGATTTGAGCGACAGGGAGATCAAGAAATTCAATCTCCGCCTCAAGAGACAAACTCAAGGTCACAAACCTCACTCAGACGTCCCGTTGAAGGTGCTGGAGGTAGGGGGCGTGCGGGGGACAGTGTTTTTTATGGTGCAGACTTTTGGCCAACAGTCTGTGGAGAGGGCCAAGGAGATTttaaagaagatgaagaggaatgATCTGGTGCAGAGACTGTCAGACAGCAGCTCAGGACCCACAA AAAAACACCCTGTGGATGAACTACTTTCTGTACCGATGCACAAA ATGGGAACAATGCCAGCTGTTAAAGAGCTGCTTTTGGAAAGCCTGAATAATTTGAGTCACAGTGAGCTTGAGAAATTCAGGTGGATCCTGCAGCTCACTTATTTCCAGAAGGGCTATCCACAAATCGAAAGGGGACAACTGCTGTTGGCAGCCAAGGCAAATCAACTGTTGGATTTGATGGAGGAGAGGCATGGCCCGCAGTCTCTGAAGGTGACCATGGAGGTTTTCAGGGACATGAACAGGACTGATCTGGTGCAGGGGCTGTCAGAGACCAGCTCAGGACTCAAAG CTTTGGGAGCATCAGCTGAAGTTTTTGGAGTGAATACTACAGAGGGAG AGAAACGCTCTGTATATAAATGCTGTTCTGCACTGGTCCAGGAA GAAAAAACGATGGTGTCTGTTATAGAGCTGCTTTTGGAAACGCTGGCTGATTTGAGTGACAGGGAGATCGAGGACTTCAAGATACTCCTCCTGAAGCGAATTCGCCGTCAGAAACCTCACTTAGACATCCCGTGGTGGCTGCTGAATATAGCAGGCGTGAAAGACACAgtttttttaacagtgcagactttcagccAACAGTCTGAGGAGGTGACCATGGAGATTTTAGAGGAAATGCAGAGGACAGATCTGGTGCAGAGACTGTCAGACAGCAGCTCAGGACTCACAA AGAAACACTCTGTAGATGAACATCGTTTTGGGCTGATCCAGAAA gtggcaacaatggcagctgTTAAACGGCTGCTTTTGAAAACCCTGGATAACTTAGGTAAAGGGGAGTTTGAGAAATTCCTGAAGTGGATTGTCCCTAACATTGGCCAAGAAGACATTTCAAGGATGTTAAACAAAAGTGCTGACAGGGAAAACACAGTGGATCTGATGGTGGAGAACCACGGCCGGCAGTGTGTGGAGGTGATCAGGGAGGGTTTAAAGGATTTGAAGACGATAGATCTGGTGCAGAAGTTTTCAGAGACCAGCCCAGGACCCAAAG AGAAACGGCTGTCTTTGCAACTCCAGAAA GAAGAAGCCATGAATGTTAAAGAGGAACTTCTGGAAGCACTGGAAGATTTAGATTCTAGTGAGCTCGAGCTATTCAATTGGCTCCTCATCAGTGGCTCTATTCGAGCCACTGAAACAAAGAGAGGCCTCCCAAGAATCCAAAAACACGGAATGGAGACGCCACAAAGAGCTAACATAGTGGAGTGGATGCTGCAGACATACGGAGAAAACTCTCCGGAGGTGACCATGGACATTTTAAGGACAATGAAGGGGAGGGATGTGGTGCAGAGATTGTCAGAGACCAGCTCAGGATCCAAAG GACCTTCGAGACGCTTGGAGCTTGAGGGTTGTGGAAGCACTATG AAATCCAGCGACTGGACTAAACTTGATCCTGAAGTGATCAGTACAGATGCAGATGAGAGTCCAACGtacag TCTACAGTCTGAAGCCGGAAACTTTGAATGCAGTGTCTCTAACTTACACTGGCTCTGCGAGGAAAAAGTCAGCTTCAAGTACAAGTTTATCTCTTGGGAGGGACACGTGGAGAGGATGGaaagcatacagtacatgcccGCAGGTCCCCTAATGGATATCACAGTCATTGCTGGGAAGTTAGATATAGTGTACCTGCCACACTGGATATGCATAG ATGACAACCCAACAATATTAGATAAGTTTGCAGTCCTACACATAGATGACTGTGGAGATGTTGTGGAAAAAGTGTCTGAGGTCACACCTTCCCATGTCAAGTTACCTGAACCAAGTTTCTCTCCGAGAGCGGTCCTGATGAAAGCCGGCTTTCCTGTGAAAATTAACTGTAAAGTGTTAATATATAAGACCAACACAGCTTTCCTCACACTCCATGTTTATCTGATCCCATGTGATCCTGGTCTGCAACAG aCAATGGACAAGAGGGCATTATCCTATGGATACAAAATAATCCATAAACCACATCCAGAGAAGTCTCTGAAAATGCAAGAGCGTTTCATCCTAAAAGCAGAATTGGACGGTGCAGAAATTTGTCCTGAA ATGTTAAAGCTCAGATATGAAAGCAGAGAGCCaaatttctttgaaatgttCGTTGAAAATCCGTGCAGAAACTTCAAGCTCACTCTCATCCAAAGAGATCAGTTTCAGCCAGTATGGACCTGTGTAATTCGAAAAG aggAATACCAAAGCACTGGCCATACACAAG gAGGGCACTTTGTGGATGAACACCAGTGTGACCTGATCGACAGAGTGAGCAACATAGGACCAATCTTGGATAATCTTCTGACAGATGGTGTAATCCAAAGAGAAGAATATGACCAAATCAGGGCTATCCCGACCACtcaggagaggatgaggaaacTCTATGCTGGCCCCCTGAAAGCTGGGGGACATGAAAGCAAAGACATTTTCTACAAAATCCTTGAAGAGAAGGAGCCGTGTCTTGTTGCTGATCTCAGGAGGAAGGAGTCATAA